In the genome of Leptospira licerasiae serovar Varillal str. VAR 010, one region contains:
- the infB gene encoding translation initiation factor IF-2, translating into MEEKNKSIKEKLQGSASADASKKKKLVIKKKPDEKTPSTSAKKEASAEPAPNKPAPEVSSGPSTPKSTPTPKKEPLFPEPSTRQEPPVPRSAPPEHILGEGRTPFQREDNNIIVSRPSQRPTFPTQNREGGGGNYRGNRSEGNQGYQNREGGGGYQGGQGGGGYRGGQGGQGGGGYQGGQGGGGYRGGQGGQGGGGYQGGQGGGGYRGGQGGQGGGGYRGGQGGQGGGGYRGGQGGQGGGFRGGPGGGQGGGFRGGPGQGGGFRGGPGAGTPPPGLGPAEGGRGVPSGKKRNDKDRGGRPEGQEGSENSKFFRQSYRKPKVSGPTGVSVPKEITLLENVQVGELAKKMNLKPGDVIGKLMKMGMMVTINNIIDAETASILADEYGCKVKVVSLYEETLIDEEKDSPEDYIHRPPVVTIMGHVDHGKTKLLDTIRKSSVIDTESGGITQHIGAYQVKTSRGEITFLDTPGHEAFTSMRARGAKVTDIVILVVAADDGVMPQTLEALSHAKDAKVPIIVAINKVDLPTANPDKIMQELANHGLQSEEWGGDTMYCKISAKENIGIDKLLESVLLQAEVLDLKANPKRRAKGTIVEAKLDPGRGAVATVLIQNGTLRVGDPFVAGVFSGRVRAMYDDYGHLIKEAGPAFPVQVTGLDGVPDAGAPFDSVEDEKEARNISQHRIEFERIGNAGAAGSKVTLENMNEFIKQGALKELKVIIKADVRGSAEAIKEALEKLSTSDVKLNVIQSGAGAIVDMDVMLASASNAIVIGFHVRANPKTIALAEKEGVQIKYYNIIYQVVDEIKMAMEGLLEPERIEEVIGTAEIREVFKVSKIGNIAGCMVTSGKITKASGIRVISDGVQVFDGKLKSLRRFKDEVNEVVNNFECGIQLENYNDFKVGDTIEAYTVTVVKRKLE; encoded by the coding sequence ATGGAAGAAAAGAATAAATCAATCAAGGAAAAGCTCCAGGGCTCTGCTTCTGCTGACGCAAGTAAGAAGAAGAAGCTGGTGATCAAAAAGAAGCCGGACGAAAAAACGCCTTCTACTTCTGCAAAGAAAGAAGCATCGGCGGAACCGGCTCCAAATAAACCTGCTCCCGAAGTTTCTTCTGGTCCAAGTACCCCGAAATCTACTCCTACTCCTAAAAAAGAACCTCTATTTCCAGAACCAAGCACTCGCCAAGAACCTCCGGTTCCTAGATCTGCTCCTCCGGAACATATACTTGGAGAAGGTAGAACCCCTTTCCAAAGAGAAGACAATAATATTATAGTATCTCGTCCAAGCCAGAGACCAACATTCCCTACCCAAAACCGTGAAGGTGGTGGTGGAAATTACCGAGGAAACCGTTCCGAAGGAAACCAAGGTTACCAAAACCGTGAAGGCGGCGGCGGTTACCAAGGCGGTCAAGGTGGCGGTGGCTATCGCGGAGGCCAGGGTGGTCAAGGCGGTGGCGGTTACCAAGGCGGTCAAGGTGGCGGCGGTTATCGCGGAGGCCAGGGTGGTCAAGGCGGTGGTGGTTACCAAGGCGGTCAAGGTGGCGGCGGTTATCGCGGAGGCCAGGGTGGTCAAGGCGGTGGTGGTTATCGTGGAGGCCAGGGTGGCCAAGGCGGTGGCGGCTATCGTGGAGGCCAAGGTGGACAGGGCGGCGGATTCCGTGGTGGTCCAGGTGGCGGCCAAGGCGGTGGTTTCCGAGGAGGCCCCGGTCAGGGCGGCGGATTTAGAGGCGGCCCAGGTGCAGGAACTCCACCTCCAGGTTTAGGACCTGCAGAAGGCGGAAGAGGAGTTCCTTCCGGTAAAAAACGTAATGATAAAGATAGAGGCGGAAGACCAGAAGGTCAGGAAGGTTCTGAAAATTCTAAATTCTTCCGTCAGTCTTACAGAAAACCTAAGGTAAGCGGACCTACAGGAGTTTCTGTACCGAAAGAGATCACTCTTTTGGAGAATGTCCAAGTAGGAGAGCTGGCTAAGAAAATGAATCTTAAGCCGGGTGATGTCATCGGTAAACTCATGAAAATGGGAATGATGGTGACCATCAATAATATCATCGATGCGGAAACTGCATCGATTCTCGCGGACGAATACGGTTGTAAGGTAAAAGTAGTTTCTCTATACGAAGAAACTCTGATCGACGAAGAAAAAGATAGTCCGGAAGATTATATTCATAGACCTCCAGTCGTTACCATCATGGGTCACGTTGACCATGGTAAGACAAAACTGTTGGATACTATTCGTAAGTCCTCCGTCATCGATACCGAATCCGGTGGAATCACGCAGCATATTGGTGCTTACCAGGTAAAAACTTCCAGAGGGGAAATCACTTTCTTGGATACTCCTGGTCACGAAGCGTTTACATCTATGAGAGCAAGGGGAGCCAAGGTTACGGATATCGTGATCTTAGTGGTTGCTGCGGACGACGGAGTAATGCCTCAGACTTTAGAGGCATTATCTCACGCGAAAGATGCAAAAGTCCCTATCATTGTTGCAATCAACAAAGTGGATCTACCTACTGCAAATCCTGATAAGATCATGCAGGAACTCGCAAACCATGGACTCCAATCGGAAGAATGGGGCGGGGACACGATGTATTGTAAGATCTCCGCGAAGGAAAATATCGGGATCGATAAACTTTTAGAATCCGTACTTCTGCAAGCGGAAGTTCTGGATCTGAAAGCGAACCCTAAACGTAGGGCAAAAGGTACGATTGTAGAAGCGAAACTGGATCCGGGCCGAGGAGCAGTTGCTACAGTTCTTATCCAAAACGGAACACTAAGAGTAGGTGATCCGTTTGTTGCCGGTGTATTCTCCGGTAGAGTTCGTGCGATGTATGACGATTACGGTCATCTGATCAAAGAAGCAGGACCTGCTTTCCCTGTTCAGGTAACTGGACTAGACGGAGTTCCTGATGCAGGAGCACCTTTCGATTCGGTAGAAGACGAGAAGGAAGCAAGAAATATCTCCCAACACCGTATCGAATTCGAAAGAATCGGAAACGCGGGAGCTGCAGGTTCCAAAGTCACTCTGGAAAACATGAACGAGTTCATCAAACAGGGCGCATTAAAAGAACTGAAAGTAATTATCAAAGCCGACGTTCGTGGTTCTGCGGAAGCGATCAAAGAAGCATTGGAAAAACTTTCCACTTCGGATGTAAAACTGAACGTAATTCAGTCCGGAGCGGGAGCTATCGTGGATATGGACGTGATGCTTGCATCCGCTTCCAACGCGATCGTAATCGGTTTCCATGTTCGTGCGAATCCTAAGACCATTGCACTCGCCGAAAAAGAAGGCGTTCAGATCAAATACTACAACATCATTTATCAGGTTGTGGACGAGATCAAGATGGCGATGGAAGGACTTCTCGAGCCGGAAAGGATCGAAGAAGTTATCGGGACTGCAGAAATCAGAGAAGTTTTCAAAGTTTCCAAGATCGGAAATATCGCAGGTTGTATGGTTACTTCCGGAAAGATCACAAAAGCTTCCGGTATCCGCGTGATCAGCGATGGAGTCCAGGTATTCGACGGAAAACTCAAGTCTCTTCGAAGATTCAAAGACGAGGTCAACGAAGTGGTGAACAATTTCGAATGCGGTATCCAGTTGGAAAACTACAACGACTTCAAAGTAGGCGATACGATCGAAGCTTATACAGTCACAGTAGTAAAACGGAAACTGGAGTAG
- the rbfA gene encoding 30S ribosome-binding factor RbfA produces the protein MNPIRKRKIEAETVRTVAMMILAGKVKDPRVHMVSVHRSELSDDSKNLKVYVTAICTDKKKEKLLAGLNSASGKFAATLSTKLNLRITPRMSFVWDEEYIQGLDESLRLTRKPTNPD, from the coding sequence GTGAATCCGATCCGTAAAAGGAAAATCGAAGCGGAGACGGTTCGGACCGTCGCCATGATGATCCTGGCCGGAAAAGTCAAGGACCCTCGGGTCCATATGGTTTCCGTTCACAGATCGGAACTCTCGGACGATTCCAAAAATCTAAAGGTTTACGTTACAGCCATCTGTACTGACAAAAAAAAGGAAAAATTACTCGCTGGATTAAATAGCGCCTCGGGTAAATTTGCCGCGACTCTTTCCACAAAACTCAATCTTAGGATCACTCCCAGGATGAGTTTTGTTTGGGACGAAGAATATATCCAAGGTTTAGATGAATCCCTCCGACTTACGAGAAAACCAACAAATCCGGACTGA
- the truB gene encoding tRNA pseudouridine(55) synthase TruB → MNPSDLRENQQIRTEFGFLLLDKPIGMTSSDLVLKAKKTLGLKKVGHTGTLDKAASGLMVLPVGTSTSFSQVFLGKDKEYEADVQFGFSTDSGDREGLVVEDWETPKIQKWYLESLPKLQEILSKVSSWEEQIAPEVSALKVQGQRRAKLFREGISVPPSIRKIKIFEFEAGDFCPEGFKLRARVSGGTYIRKLVMDIAEEAGIPMCLKSLNRTKVGKLKLEQADTYEALLLGKAIIHPPEEILDIPSVEIPSTEVKDVFHGKKIKLDWIPAQEFLLTSPEGEILAYCRREGLPGSLSYKYLKVFSKI, encoded by the coding sequence ATGAATCCCTCCGACTTACGAGAAAACCAACAAATCCGGACTGAATTCGGATTTCTACTCTTGGATAAACCGATTGGAATGACTTCTTCCGATCTGGTTTTAAAGGCCAAAAAGACTCTCGGACTCAAAAAAGTGGGGCATACCGGCACCTTGGATAAGGCAGCTTCCGGCTTAATGGTCCTTCCTGTAGGCACTTCTACTAGTTTCTCTCAAGTATTTTTAGGCAAAGACAAAGAATACGAGGCGGATGTTCAATTCGGCTTCTCCACTGACTCCGGAGACAGAGAAGGTTTAGTCGTAGAAGATTGGGAAACTCCTAAGATCCAGAAATGGTATTTAGAATCCCTGCCTAAATTGCAAGAGATACTGTCCAAAGTTTCGAGTTGGGAAGAGCAGATCGCGCCTGAAGTCTCCGCACTCAAGGTGCAAGGACAGAGAAGAGCCAAGTTATTTAGAGAAGGTATCTCTGTTCCACCAAGCATTCGTAAGATCAAAATATTCGAATTCGAAGCGGGAGATTTTTGTCCCGAAGGTTTCAAACTAAGGGCAAGAGTCTCAGGCGGTACTTATATCCGTAAACTTGTCATGGACATAGCGGAAGAAGCCGGGATCCCGATGTGCCTTAAGTCCTTGAATAGGACTAAGGTGGGAAAACTTAAACTGGAGCAGGCGGACACATACGAGGCTCTGCTGCTTGGAAAAGCAATCATACATCCGCCAGAAGAGATCCTGGACATTCCTTCGGTAGAAATTCCCAGCACCGAGGTGAAAGACGTTTTTCACGGGAAAAAGATCAAACTGGACTGGATCCCCGCGCAGGAGTTCCTACTTACCTCCCCGGAAGGAGAGATTTTGGCATATTGTAGGAGGGAAGGACTTCCTGGCAGCCTTTCTTATAAATATTTGAAGGTCTTTTCTAAAATTTAG
- the rpsO gene encoding 30S ribosomal protein S15 has product MVTTEQKKQIISTFAKGKGDTGSTEVQIALLDAQIKDLNEHFKTHKKDFHSKTGLLKLISKRKKLQEYLKRTDLERYKKLIEALGLRK; this is encoded by the coding sequence ATGGTAACTACGGAACAGAAGAAGCAAATTATTTCCACATTTGCAAAAGGAAAGGGGGACACCGGTTCAACGGAAGTTCAAATCGCCCTTCTAGACGCTCAAATCAAAGATCTTAACGAGCATTTTAAAACTCATAAGAAAGATTTTCATTCTAAAACAGGTCTTCTTAAACTTATCAGCAAGCGTAAAAAGTTACAAGAATACTTAAAACGTACTGATCTAGAACGTTATAAAAAACTAATCGAAGCTCTCGGACTCCGCAAGTAA
- the pnp gene encoding polyribonucleotide nucleotidyltransferase, which yields MAKTITGQFGRDSITLETGDWAKQAHGSVVYKTGNLVLLATVCAADEPKEGQDFFPLTCEYSEKVYSVGRFPGGYFKREAKPYEHEVLNSRIIDRPIRPLFPEGYFCEVQLQVTVLSADNEISTAGHALNAASAALTISNIPFNGPIAGARVGRINGELVINPGNKEIQNSDLDLVVAGTKTHIVMIEGEAKELSNSEMLEALKFAHQHIVKFVELQESWAKELAVVKKEVKLKVKDETLLGEVRKFAFDKISSANKTADKASRNKEISNANKEIVEHFKETVTESEKIKDIKNFLHELEYEIVREQVLKEGVRFDGRKLDEIRNISVEMSPLPGVHGSAVFTRGQTQSLGTVTLGTAADNQRYETLEGQKEKNFMLHYNFPAFSVGEVRRSSGPGRREIGHGNLAERALKLVLPKQDDFPYVIRVVSEILESNGSSSMASVCSGSLALMAAGVPIKSAVSGIAMGLFSDESGRFAVLSDIAGLEDHFGDMDCKIAGTRKGITAFQMDLKVTGVAFNVLEAVFAQAEKARFHILDVMEKSISKAADSVSRTAPRIIVKYIPKDRIGELIGPGGKNIRGIIEASGADINIDDDGKVTIAGANMEQAEKAAGMVEGFFAEVEVGKIYEGKVKRITDFGAFVEILPGKEGLCHISKLDSKRVNSVKDVVKEGEIIRVRVLNVDKTGKIDLSRRDALEV from the coding sequence ATGGCTAAAACTATAACTGGCCAATTTGGCCGTGATTCAATTACTCTCGAAACGGGAGATTGGGCGAAGCAAGCCCACGGGTCCGTAGTATATAAAACCGGAAATCTAGTTTTATTAGCAACTGTTTGTGCCGCAGACGAACCTAAAGAAGGCCAAGACTTCTTCCCGTTAACTTGCGAATATTCCGAAAAAGTTTACTCGGTAGGTAGATTCCCAGGCGGATATTTTAAGAGAGAAGCAAAACCTTACGAGCATGAGGTTCTGAATTCAAGGATCATCGACAGACCGATCCGCCCACTTTTCCCGGAAGGATACTTCTGCGAAGTTCAATTGCAGGTAACCGTTCTATCTGCGGATAACGAAATTTCCACAGCAGGCCACGCTTTAAACGCTGCTTCTGCAGCATTAACGATCTCTAATATTCCCTTCAATGGTCCGATTGCCGGCGCCAGAGTAGGAAGGATTAACGGAGAATTGGTTATCAATCCAGGCAACAAAGAGATCCAGAATTCCGATCTGGACCTGGTAGTTGCAGGAACTAAAACCCATATCGTAATGATAGAAGGTGAGGCAAAAGAACTTTCCAACTCAGAAATGTTGGAAGCTTTAAAGTTCGCTCACCAACATATCGTAAAATTCGTTGAGCTCCAAGAGAGCTGGGCGAAAGAGCTGGCAGTTGTCAAAAAAGAAGTTAAACTCAAAGTAAAAGATGAGACTCTTTTGGGCGAGGTCCGCAAATTCGCATTCGATAAGATCTCTTCCGCAAACAAAACAGCGGATAAGGCTTCTCGTAATAAAGAAATCTCTAATGCAAACAAAGAAATCGTAGAACATTTCAAAGAGACGGTAACCGAATCTGAAAAGATCAAGGATATCAAAAACTTCTTACATGAACTCGAATACGAGATCGTAAGAGAGCAGGTATTAAAAGAAGGAGTTCGTTTCGACGGAAGAAAGTTGGACGAGATCCGAAATATCAGTGTGGAGATGAGTCCTCTTCCAGGAGTTCACGGTTCTGCGGTGTTTACTAGAGGCCAAACTCAATCATTGGGAACTGTGACCTTGGGAACTGCCGCAGACAACCAACGTTACGAAACATTGGAAGGTCAAAAAGAAAAGAACTTCATGCTTCATTATAACTTCCCTGCTTTTTCAGTGGGAGAAGTGAGAAGATCTTCCGGACCGGGTCGTAGAGAGATCGGTCACGGAAACCTGGCAGAAAGAGCTTTAAAACTAGTACTTCCTAAGCAGGACGATTTCCCTTATGTGATCAGAGTTGTATCCGAAATTTTGGAATCCAATGGATCTTCTTCCATGGCTTCCGTTTGTTCCGGATCTTTGGCTTTGATGGCTGCAGGAGTTCCGATCAAATCTGCAGTTTCCGGAATTGCAATGGGATTATTCTCCGACGAATCCGGAAGATTCGCGGTATTATCCGATATCGCAGGGTTAGAAGATCATTTTGGCGATATGGACTGCAAGATCGCAGGAACCAGAAAAGGGATCACTGCATTCCAGATGGACTTAAAAGTAACGGGTGTTGCGTTTAACGTTCTAGAGGCAGTATTCGCTCAGGCTGAAAAAGCTCGCTTCCATATACTGGACGTGATGGAAAAATCCATCTCCAAAGCGGCGGACAGCGTTTCTCGCACAGCGCCTAGGATTATCGTTAAATATATTCCGAAAGATCGTATTGGGGAACTGATCGGTCCAGGCGGTAAAAATATTCGCGGGATCATCGAAGCTTCCGGAGCGGATATCAATATAGACGACGACGGAAAAGTGACGATTGCCGGGGCCAACATGGAGCAGGCTGAAAAAGCTGCCGGCATGGTGGAAGGATTCTTCGCGGAAGTAGAAGTTGGAAAAATTTACGAAGGCAAAGTAAAACGTATCACCGATTTCGGCGCCTTTGTGGAGATCCTACCGGGCAAAGAAGGACTTTGCCATATTTCCAAATTGGATTCCAAGCGTGTGAATTCAGTTAAGGACGTCGTCAAAGAAGGTGAGATTATCCGTGTCCGCGTATTGAACGTGGATAAGACCGGAAAGATCGATCTTTCCAGAAGAGACGCTCTCGAAGTTTGA
- a CDS encoding M16 family metallopeptidase → MVFLEEKNHKVVLGNGLVVLFQRAPYSVSVSMGVYVKVGSRSETLETAGYCHFLEHMLFKDTEKRTAKQQAEDWERVGAYSNAATSREYTYFHATLASRDLELGLELLSEMMFQPLFREQDIRTEAEVVLEEMKGYEDSPEDAIHDFYYNNLFSENSLGRDIIGTESSIRGVTSSSLRKFYETYYHPENMILSLSGNYEPEFVFNLVSKYFSHSVKKGKEGTFETPKKEFGYFRKGNKETEQAYFILGGEGFPRNFHDATRLSLLTHVLGGGMSSRLFQKVREEKGLCYHITSYPSSYRDIGINSIVCSTSKERFTESLELILEELRLFVDKGVTSQELMDAKTNHEGSLSIGYEHTESRMNNIAFQELYYGKYNSLEDRIKEIHSVTEEEINQKIRKIFALPKLHLSVLAKLKPKEEQKIKSIFGSYSY, encoded by the coding sequence TTGGTTTTTCTAGAAGAAAAAAATCATAAAGTAGTATTAGGGAACGGGCTTGTAGTCCTTTTCCAAAGAGCTCCTTATTCGGTAAGCGTATCCATGGGAGTGTATGTAAAAGTGGGATCCAGGTCTGAAACTTTGGAAACTGCCGGTTACTGTCATTTTCTGGAACATATGCTTTTCAAAGATACGGAAAAGCGAACTGCAAAACAACAAGCGGAAGATTGGGAAAGAGTAGGAGCTTACTCTAACGCGGCCACTTCCAGAGAATACACTTACTTTCATGCAACCTTAGCTTCCAGAGATCTGGAGCTAGGCTTGGAATTACTTTCAGAAATGATGTTCCAGCCCTTGTTCAGAGAGCAAGATATACGCACGGAAGCGGAAGTTGTCTTGGAAGAAATGAAAGGTTATGAAGATTCTCCGGAAGACGCGATCCACGATTTTTATTATAATAATCTATTTTCAGAAAATTCCCTAGGAAGAGATATTATCGGTACGGAGTCTTCCATCCGAGGTGTAACTTCTTCCAGCCTCAGAAAGTTTTACGAGACCTATTATCATCCGGAGAATATGATACTTTCTCTTTCCGGAAATTATGAGCCTGAGTTCGTATTCAATCTGGTTTCCAAATATTTCTCCCATTCCGTTAAAAAGGGAAAAGAGGGAACATTCGAAACTCCTAAGAAAGAATTCGGATATTTTCGCAAAGGAAATAAGGAGACGGAACAAGCCTATTTCATTTTAGGCGGAGAAGGTTTTCCTCGGAATTTCCACGATGCTACTAGACTTTCACTTCTAACACATGTGTTAGGCGGGGGAATGTCATCTCGTTTATTCCAAAAAGTCAGAGAAGAAAAAGGGCTATGTTATCATATTACGAGTTATCCTTCCTCTTATCGCGATATAGGGATCAATTCGATCGTTTGCTCTACTTCCAAGGAAAGATTTACCGAAAGTCTGGAACTTATTTTGGAAGAACTGAGACTTTTTGTGGATAAGGGAGTAACGTCCCAAGAATTGATGGATGCAAAGACCAACCACGAAGGAAGTCTTTCCATAGGTTACGAGCACACTGAAAGTAGAATGAACAATATCGCTTTCCAAGAATTGTATTATGGTAAATACAATTCTTTAGAGGACAGGATCAAAGAGATCCATTCCGTAACGGAAGAAGAGATCAATCAAAAGATTCGCAAAATATTCGCACTTCCTAAATTACATCTTTCCGTTTTGGCTAAATTAAAACCGAAAGAAGAACAAAAAATAAAATCCATTTTTGGATCCTATTCTTACTAA
- the dut gene encoding dUTP diphosphatase, with translation MKIPVKKLKEKALLPEIKTSGSAGYDIAACLDSNLELPVGEVVLVPTGLSFAIPEGFHFEIRPRSGFSTKFKILIPNTPGTIDSDYRGELMVPLLNLGKEPYLLEDKTRIAQLLIRRTWHTDWELVTELPVSERGAGGFGSTGF, from the coding sequence ATGAAAATCCCTGTTAAAAAACTAAAAGAGAAGGCGCTTCTACCTGAGATCAAAACTTCCGGTTCCGCGGGTTACGATATCGCAGCATGTTTGGATTCCAATTTGGAATTACCTGTGGGAGAAGTTGTTTTGGTTCCTACCGGGCTTTCTTTTGCGATCCCGGAAGGATTTCATTTCGAGATCAGACCTCGCTCCGGATTTTCGACTAAATTTAAAATCTTGATCCCGAATACTCCTGGTACTATCGACTCGGATTATAGAGGAGAATTGATGGTCCCTTTACTCAATTTGGGAAAAGAGCCTTATCTTTTAGAGGACAAGACTAGGATTGCGCAACTTTTGATCCGACGTACCTGGCACACTGACTGGGAACTTGTGACTGAACTTCCTGTGTCCGAAAGGGGAGCAGGTGGTTTCGGTAGCACCGGTTTTTGA